The following are encoded together in the Synergistes jonesii genome:
- a CDS encoding HAD family hydrolase: MKGNFKADALIFDVDGVLLDVRESFPEVIKRAVMKGWEKYCGGAADCGGYDADMERVLKRHGAFNDDYDIAWTLLCVAAASGEKLLSRALPRAWKLAAEIADYKDPLGEWVAIKYGEAAPRREIRKLCSELYGTKGKGLHLLETPMLNRHWRELGAPAAIYSGRDTLEWELAKESLGWEDFPDELVIKSDSGITKPSPLGLEILCRRLGASSPVFFGDTASDMQAAEAFGRGRFAAIGTMLPEAEFRYDTTEEAVADALSDSFD; encoded by the coding sequence ATGAAGGGAAATTTCAAAGCCGACGCTTTGATATTCGACGTCGACGGCGTACTGCTCGACGTGCGGGAATCGTTTCCCGAGGTGATAAAGCGGGCCGTCATGAAGGGCTGGGAAAAATATTGCGGAGGCGCGGCGGACTGCGGCGGATACGACGCCGACATGGAGCGCGTGCTGAAGCGTCACGGCGCCTTCAACGACGACTACGACATCGCCTGGACGCTCCTCTGCGTCGCCGCGGCGAGCGGAGAAAAGCTGCTCTCGCGCGCTCTGCCGCGCGCCTGGAAGCTAGCCGCCGAGATCGCGGATTATAAAGACCCCCTAGGCGAATGGGTGGCGATCAAATATGGAGAGGCCGCGCCGCGCCGCGAAATCCGAAAATTATGCTCGGAGCTTTACGGGACGAAGGGGAAGGGGCTGCACCTGCTCGAAACGCCGATGCTGAATAGGCATTGGCGCGAGCTTGGCGCGCCAGCTGCGATATACTCCGGCCGCGACACGCTCGAATGGGAGCTCGCGAAGGAGAGCCTCGGCTGGGAGGACTTCCCCGACGAGCTCGTGATCAAATCGGACAGCGGCATAACGAAGCCGTCGCCGCTGGGGCTTGAAATACTCTGCCGCCGCCTCGGCGCGTCGTCGCCCGTATTCTTCGGCGACACGGCGAGCGACATGCAGGCGGCGGAGGCCTTCGGAAGGGGGCGCTTCGCCGCAATAGGCACCATGCTGCCCGAAGCGGAATTCAGATACGACACGACAGAAGAGGCGGTGGCGGACGCTCTCTCCGACTCCTTCGATTAA
- the mcrC gene encoding 5-methylcytosine-specific restriction endonuclease system specificity protein McrC, translating to MLSYAFQSLKQLDYEEVSSEAFEMGQDLFAAILSKGIARQLKQGLHREYITRNETLPVMRGKLDMPETMCSRVRREQKLACEFDELLENNLPNQILKTTMHYLVRDDGVEVDRKAALKKILVFFDGIDLLAPPEIQWSRLHYQRNNANYEMLMNICYFVLDGMLQTTEKGGYKMAVFSDEHMERLYEKFILEYYRQRHTYLTEVKAAQVKWHLAGEDSEAMLRFLPVMQTDIMLRLNEKILIIDAKYYGRTLQRRFDKYTLPSGNLYQIFTYVKNQDKENSGNVAGILLYAKTEETIAPDCMFNMGGNWIGAKTLDLNADFKFISSQLDKIAEDFFSVKAV from the coding sequence ATGCTTTCTTACGCTTTTCAGTCGTTGAAGCAATTAGACTATGAAGAGGTGTCCTCGGAGGCGTTTGAAATGGGCCAAGACCTCTTTGCGGCGATTCTTTCTAAGGGTATCGCGCGGCAGTTGAAACAGGGGCTACACCGTGAATATATAACGAGGAATGAGACTCTTCCCGTGATGCGGGGAAAACTGGATATGCCGGAAACGATGTGCAGCCGAGTCCGGCGTGAGCAGAAACTGGCCTGTGAATTTGATGAGCTTTTGGAAAACAATCTTCCCAATCAGATTCTGAAAACGACTATGCATTATCTGGTGCGGGATGATGGAGTGGAAGTTGATCGTAAGGCAGCGTTAAAAAAGATTTTGGTATTTTTCGACGGGATCGATCTATTGGCGCCGCCAGAAATACAGTGGAGCCGCCTGCATTATCAGCGAAACAATGCTAACTATGAAATGCTGATGAACATATGCTATTTCGTTTTAGACGGGATGTTGCAGACCACGGAAAAAGGCGGCTACAAGATGGCGGTTTTCTCGGATGAACATATGGAGCGTCTGTATGAAAAGTTTATTCTGGAATACTACCGTCAGCGCCATACTTATCTAACAGAGGTCAAGGCGGCTCAAGTGAAGTGGCACCTTGCCGGAGAGGATAGCGAGGCTATGCTTCGCTTCCTTCCGGTTATGCAGACGGATATCATGCTCCGGTTGAATGAAAAGATACTGATTATTGACGCCAAGTACTATGGACGGACGCTGCAGCGGCGTTTTGATAAGTATACGCTGCCTTCGGGAAACTTGTATCAGATTTTCACTTATGTGAAGAATCAGGATAAAGAGAACAGCGGAAATGTTGCCGGGATATTGCTTTATGCCAAAACAGAAGAAACTATCGCTCCGGATTGCATGTTTAATATGGGGGGCAATTGGATAGGCGCGAAAACGCTTGATCTGAATGCCGACTTCAAATTTATATCCTCGCAGCTGGATAAAATCGCGGAAGACTTCTTTAGCGTTAAGGCTGTATGA
- a CDS encoding right-handed parallel beta-helix repeat-containing protein has protein sequence MKRTAARYVGILCAALLLFGGAAAEAGNFSDLQGVIDAAGNGATVALADDYSYDPAADGAAGVEGIVISKPITIEGAGHTVSGAGEVRCFYISGVTADGAKVTLKDLTITEGGGAQTASGGGAFIGEGSRVAFEGCKIVKNGTVAGVHTEQGGAALFIEPKATVTFDNCTIAENVGKDRSGGLYLKGSAILTSCDIRDNRSGSRGGGIYVDPGKGAKRGGDWGGNVKMYNCTVSGHKGGRGGGAYINSENGKENYFENCVFKDNDVTANSLGYGGGILFYSSAAKMVGCRVVNNRGNRGGGMILDVASTVTLENCTISGNEATADGAGLYAFDGSHADNVMKTVGEATFKNCEIINNYVVSGDKKTAQDISINYTDEETAEARRQVNKEKYPPEGMITAESDPSEFPFWTGELWKARYDGKFASNGGNHVGTIDRNENITTHYSDRIDSEPRDGSSGGCNAGAFGAATLALCGAALIRRRK, from the coding sequence TTGAAACGGACGGCAGCAAGGTATGTGGGTATTTTGTGCGCGGCACTGCTCCTGTTCGGCGGCGCGGCCGCTGAAGCTGGTAATTTCAGCGACCTTCAGGGAGTGATCGACGCGGCGGGCAACGGCGCGACGGTCGCGCTCGCCGACGACTACAGCTACGACCCGGCGGCCGACGGCGCAGCCGGCGTAGAGGGCATAGTCATCAGCAAACCGATCACGATCGAAGGCGCCGGGCACACGGTATCGGGCGCGGGAGAGGTCCGCTGCTTCTACATAAGCGGCGTCACCGCCGACGGCGCGAAGGTCACGCTAAAAGACCTCACGATAACCGAAGGCGGCGGTGCGCAGACGGCTTCCGGCGGCGGCGCGTTCATCGGCGAGGGCAGCCGGGTCGCGTTCGAGGGCTGTAAAATCGTCAAGAACGGAACAGTGGCCGGCGTGCACACGGAGCAGGGAGGCGCCGCTCTTTTTATAGAGCCGAAGGCGACCGTCACGTTCGACAACTGCACGATCGCCGAGAACGTAGGCAAGGACCGCTCCGGCGGCCTTTACCTCAAAGGCAGCGCGATCCTTACGAGCTGCGACATCCGCGACAACAGAAGCGGCTCGCGCGGCGGCGGCATCTACGTCGACCCGGGCAAAGGCGCCAAGCGCGGCGGCGACTGGGGCGGCAATGTGAAGATGTACAACTGCACCGTCAGCGGACATAAGGGCGGACGCGGCGGCGGCGCCTACATCAACTCGGAAAACGGCAAAGAGAATTACTTCGAGAACTGCGTATTCAAAGACAACGACGTCACCGCCAACAGCCTCGGCTACGGCGGCGGCATCCTCTTCTATAGTTCGGCGGCGAAGATGGTCGGCTGCCGGGTCGTCAACAACAGGGGCAACCGCGGCGGTGGCATGATCTTAGACGTCGCGAGCACCGTGACCCTCGAGAACTGCACGATCAGCGGCAACGAAGCGACGGCCGACGGCGCGGGGCTCTACGCGTTCGACGGCTCGCACGCCGACAACGTGATGAAAACCGTCGGCGAAGCGACGTTCAAAAACTGCGAGATCATAAACAACTATGTCGTAAGCGGCGACAAAAAGACGGCGCAGGACATCAGCATCAACTACACCGACGAAGAGACGGCCGAGGCAAGACGGCAGGTAAACAAAGAAAAGTATCCGCCCGAGGGTATGATCACGGCGGAGAGCGATCCGAGCGAATTCCCCTTTTGGACGGGCGAACTCTGGAAGGCGCGCTACGACGGCAAGTTCGCCAGCAACGGCGGCAACCACGTCGGCACTATAGACCGCAACGAGAACATCACGACTCATTACTCAGACCGCATCGACTCCGAGCCGCGCGACGGCTCATCCGGCGGCTGCAACGCCGGAGCGTTCGGAGCCGCGACGCTCGCCCTCTGCGGCGCGGCGCTCATCCGCAGGAGGAAGTAA
- a CDS encoding ATP phosphoribosyltransferase regulatory subunit, which translates to MIRNPKGCDNIGGALAANMEECRGALMHLFSLYGYHPFSPAEFQLIEDVWGKLSTARARRLIPVMSPLGEPCVLRGDLTLSAVAYLAGHHTQSEWPLRLSYADRVYSVPAPPKSNLEESQVGVELIGCDDEGADAEAAALLFRALDLLGIENSAVVLGDVSFLSYLFSPLPQALSSELADALSERAYTRYSALLGSAPLSGERLRLLKRIPLLKGNAAVIGEAMALLDDPGILMPLRRLCGELCSLGYERRLRVDLSFVRDLGYYSGPIYNAYSADGALLGGGGRYDGLLAAEGIGGQAVGFGLNLKELASHCAAQQRAPLVTLWCGGCKSSDALRYADALSKKDVLFELSWTRDAEASRAGAKRRGSRWWADLGAKSALMLARDRAASLKDFEEEALSC; encoded by the coding sequence ATGATAAGAAATCCGAAAGGCTGCGACAATATCGGCGGGGCGCTCGCCGCGAACATGGAAGAGTGCAGAGGCGCGCTGATGCATTTATTTTCCCTTTACGGATATCATCCCTTCAGCCCGGCGGAATTCCAGCTGATAGAGGACGTTTGGGGCAAGCTCTCGACGGCGCGCGCCCGCAGGCTCATCCCGGTGATGTCGCCGCTCGGCGAGCCGTGCGTGCTTCGCGGCGACCTTACGCTTTCCGCCGTAGCGTATCTCGCGGGGCACCACACTCAAAGCGAATGGCCTCTGCGCCTATCTTATGCGGACAGAGTCTATTCCGTGCCGGCGCCGCCGAAGAGCAACCTCGAGGAGAGCCAGGTCGGAGTGGAGCTGATAGGCTGCGACGACGAGGGCGCTGATGCGGAGGCCGCGGCGCTGCTTTTCCGCGCGCTCGACCTGCTCGGCATCGAAAATTCCGCGGTCGTGCTCGGCGACGTCTCGTTTTTGTCGTACCTCTTCTCGCCGCTGCCGCAGGCTCTTTCTTCCGAACTTGCCGACGCGCTGAGCGAAAGGGCCTATACGAGGTACAGCGCGCTGCTCGGCTCGGCGCCGCTCTCAGGCGAGAGGCTGCGGCTGTTGAAGCGCATCCCCCTTCTCAAAGGAAATGCGGCCGTGATAGGCGAGGCGATGGCCCTGCTGGACGATCCCGGGATACTGATGCCGCTCAGGCGGCTCTGCGGCGAGCTCTGCTCTCTCGGCTACGAAAGGCGGCTGCGCGTCGACCTTTCCTTCGTGCGCGACCTCGGCTACTACAGCGGCCCGATCTATAACGCCTATTCCGCGGACGGCGCGCTGCTCGGCGGCGGCGGACGCTACGACGGGCTGCTCGCGGCGGAGGGCATCGGGGGGCAGGCGGTCGGCTTCGGGCTCAACCTTAAGGAGCTCGCGTCGCACTGCGCCGCGCAGCAGCGCGCGCCCCTCGTGACTCTCTGGTGCGGCGGCTGCAAGTCTTCCGACGCGCTGCGCTATGCGGACGCGCTTTCCAAGAAGGACGTTTTGTTCGAGCTCTCGTGGACGAGGGACGCGGAGGCGTCGCGCGCCGGCGCGAAGCGGCGCGGCTCCCGCTGGTGGGCGGATCTCGGCGCTAAGAGCGCTCTTATGCTCGCGCGCGATCGCGCGGCGTCGCTCAAAGATTTTGAAGAGGAGGCGCTCTCATGCTGA
- the hisC gene encoding histidinol-phosphate transaminase, which yields MPEDLKEYFEKLTRPSVRNVAPYDAAPISEPKIILSANENNAGVPKGALEAMRAALEKGNRYPDSRNTALRKKLAARFGLAPEQIITSNGLDGMFTMLSRAFLDKGDEVVCGECTFGVYASNAAIAGAKVVKVPLSAAFEQEPAKFAEAVTPATKMLFFCNPNNPTGTLAETAGIRAMLGKIPRHVIVILDQAYAEFSGADDAEPFSLLKDFPNLMICRTFSKIFALAGLRVGWGAAHPMLIDCLYRVREPYCVTAAAEAGASAALDEEAFLSETRTRTAEEREKLSAVLKERGIRFVPSRANFILMFPGEKGDALRTALEEKGIAARFMTCRGMPAVRLSIGLPEENKEVEKILRSL from the coding sequence ATGCCGGAAGATTTAAAAGAATATTTTGAAAAACTGACGCGCCCTTCCGTCAGGAATGTAGCGCCCTACGACGCCGCGCCGATCTCGGAGCCGAAGATAATACTCTCGGCGAACGAAAACAACGCCGGAGTGCCTAAAGGCGCGCTCGAAGCGATGCGCGCCGCTCTCGAAAAGGGCAACCGCTACCCCGACAGCAGGAACACGGCGCTGCGCAAAAAGCTCGCCGCGCGCTTCGGACTCGCGCCGGAGCAGATCATCACGTCGAACGGCCTTGACGGCATGTTTACGATGCTCTCGCGCGCATTCCTCGATAAAGGCGACGAAGTAGTCTGCGGCGAATGTACCTTCGGCGTTTACGCTTCGAACGCCGCGATAGCCGGCGCGAAGGTCGTAAAGGTCCCGCTCTCCGCCGCGTTTGAGCAGGAACCGGCGAAATTCGCCGAAGCGGTAACGCCGGCGACGAAAATGCTCTTCTTCTGCAACCCGAACAACCCTACCGGCACGCTCGCCGAAACGGCCGGCATCCGCGCGATGCTTGGAAAAATCCCGAGGCACGTCATCGTGATACTCGACCAGGCCTATGCGGAATTCAGCGGCGCCGACGACGCCGAGCCCTTCTCTCTGCTCAAAGATTTTCCAAATCTGATGATATGCCGCACCTTCTCAAAAATATTCGCCCTTGCGGGGCTGCGCGTCGGCTGGGGAGCGGCGCATCCGATGCTGATAGACTGCCTCTATCGCGTGCGCGAGCCCTACTGCGTAACGGCGGCGGCCGAAGCCGGCGCGTCGGCGGCTCTCGACGAAGAAGCCTTCCTGAGCGAAACGCGGACGAGGACGGCGGAAGAGCGCGAAAAGCTAAGCGCCGTCCTTAAAGAGCGCGGCATACGCTTCGTGCCGTCGCGCGCTAACTTCATCCTAATGTTCCCGGGAGAAAAGGGAGACGCGCTCAGAACGGCGCTCGAAGAAAAAGGGATAGCCGCGCGCTTCATGACGTGCCGAGGCATGCCTGCAGTGCGCCTTTCGATAGGACTTCCCGAAGAAAATAAAGAGGTGGAAAAAATCCTGCGCTCGCTCTGA
- a CDS encoding AAA family ATPase: MVDNPALKKDLKEDRMIDLEKLKTILTGYKAYFPSHWDDEKYKWEAVKHFQERWDIDAENFGEMFKQATDKTYNLLSSGYTYPRGMITNFAKADGGAVRAMFLALFDETVDLAVRVDAFQAAAEELRAKYDDGTWRNHYQNTNAISTYLWLRYPDKYYIYKYELFRAAASELSANYMPKRNGSVDSLIGGYRMYDEICAVVKADNAIRGMIRSALTPACYPDPEMKTATIDVGFYLARFYPEERKSEEEGKEWFPKDYSPNLSVDDWVGLLKDASVFTYSALQIVARMKDYGGQATCKQLSIKYGESPNFYNGVSSALARRIAEKTACPVMPMDTENAKWWPILYTGKNADRSVEGTYIWRLRSELSEALDKVDLSGVALYADTKEKTHGYWWLTANPKIWSFADIKVGEEQSYTLYNENGNKRRVFQNFLDAKAGDIVIGYEANPVKKVVAIARITQENDGKAIYFEKTEGLPTPIEYAALRECPELDKMEFFVQPNGSLFKLTKGEYGFIIDIIREENPLRQSDGVVQKYTKADFLNKVYMTEERYDVLEALLRSKMNVILQGAPGVGKTFTAKKLAYALMGEADDSRIEMVQFHQNYSYEDFIIGYRPDGAGFKLTEGIFYRFCQTAANHPEKEYFFIIDEINRGNMSKIFGELLMLIERDYRGTKTTLAYSGMPFSVPGNLYIIGMMNTADRSLAMIDYALRRRFSFFEIEPGFNSEGFTNYQSSLANETFNALIDQIKLLNKEITDDKSLGRGFQIGHSYFCGRENEGCSNEWMRSVVEFDILPMLGEYWFDAPAKLQRWEKNLRGLFDD; the protein is encoded by the coding sequence ATGGTCGATAATCCGGCTTTGAAAAAAGATTTGAAGGAGGATCGCATGATTGATTTAGAGAAATTAAAAACAATACTCACCGGGTATAAAGCATACTTTCCGAGCCATTGGGATGATGAAAAATATAAGTGGGAGGCCGTCAAGCATTTTCAGGAGCGCTGGGATATCGATGCCGAGAACTTTGGCGAGATGTTCAAGCAAGCTACGGATAAGACCTACAATCTGCTTTCATCAGGCTATACCTATCCCAGGGGAATGATCACAAATTTTGCCAAGGCCGACGGTGGAGCGGTTCGTGCAATGTTCCTGGCTCTGTTTGATGAGACCGTTGATTTGGCTGTAAGGGTTGACGCGTTCCAAGCCGCCGCGGAAGAACTTAGAGCGAAGTACGACGACGGAACGTGGCGTAACCATTATCAAAACACGAATGCGATCAGCACCTATTTATGGCTGCGCTATCCGGACAAATATTACATTTATAAGTATGAGCTTTTCAGGGCCGCCGCATCCGAGCTGTCCGCTAATTATATGCCGAAAAGAAATGGTTCTGTAGATAGTTTGATCGGCGGCTATCGGATGTATGACGAAATATGTGCCGTTGTTAAGGCTGATAATGCCATTCGGGGTATGATTAGGAGCGCTTTAACGCCGGCGTGCTATCCTGATCCGGAAATGAAAACGGCTACCATCGATGTGGGATTCTATTTGGCCCGCTTTTATCCGGAGGAAAGAAAGTCCGAGGAAGAGGGAAAAGAATGGTTTCCGAAGGACTACTCTCCAAATCTGAGCGTCGATGATTGGGTCGGCTTGCTTAAAGACGCCTCCGTCTTTACGTACAGCGCCCTTCAGATCGTAGCCCGTATGAAAGATTACGGCGGCCAGGCCACTTGCAAGCAGCTGTCGATTAAATATGGCGAGAGTCCGAACTTTTATAATGGGGTTTCTTCTGCTCTTGCACGCCGCATCGCAGAGAAGACTGCGTGCCCCGTTATGCCTATGGATACAGAAAACGCTAAGTGGTGGCCTATTCTTTACACTGGCAAGAACGCTGATAGAAGCGTTGAAGGTACCTATATATGGAGGCTGCGCAGCGAGCTTAGCGAGGCTTTGGATAAGGTCGACCTTAGTGGTGTGGCGCTGTATGCGGATACAAAGGAGAAAACCCACGGATATTGGTGGTTGACCGCTAATCCGAAGATCTGGAGCTTTGCCGATATTAAGGTCGGCGAGGAACAGAGCTATACCCTCTACAATGAAAACGGGAACAAGAGACGCGTCTTCCAAAACTTCCTTGATGCAAAGGCAGGCGATATCGTTATCGGGTACGAGGCCAATCCGGTGAAGAAGGTCGTCGCTATCGCCCGTATCACGCAAGAAAACGATGGGAAGGCCATTTACTTTGAGAAGACCGAGGGGCTGCCGACGCCTATAGAGTATGCGGCGCTTCGGGAATGCCCCGAGCTTGATAAAATGGAGTTTTTCGTCCAGCCGAACGGCAGCCTCTTCAAGCTGACAAAGGGTGAATATGGTTTTATCATAGATATCATCAGAGAAGAAAATCCTCTTAGGCAGTCGGATGGCGTTGTTCAAAAATACACAAAGGCCGATTTTTTGAATAAGGTTTATATGACCGAGGAGCGATACGACGTGCTTGAGGCATTGCTTCGCAGCAAGATGAACGTCATCCTGCAGGGCGCGCCAGGTGTGGGAAAGACGTTCACTGCGAAGAAATTAGCCTATGCCCTGATGGGCGAAGCGGATGATTCCAGAATCGAAATGGTGCAGTTCCATCAGAATTACTCTTATGAAGACTTTATCATAGGCTATCGTCCTGATGGCGCTGGCTTCAAACTGACGGAAGGTATTTTCTATCGCTTTTGCCAAACGGCGGCAAACCACCCGGAGAAGGAGTACTTCTTTATCATAGATGAGATAAACCGGGGAAACATGAGTAAAATTTTCGGCGAGCTCCTGATGCTGATTGAGAGGGATTATCGTGGAACGAAGACGACGCTGGCATATAGCGGGATGCCGTTCTCTGTTCCGGGCAATCTGTACATTATCGGCATGATGAATACAGCGGACCGGAGTTTGGCGATGATAGATTATGCACTTCGTAGGAGATTCAGCTTCTTTGAGATTGAGCCGGGCTTTAATTCGGAGGGATTTACAAATTATCAGAGCTCCCTTGCCAACGAGACCTTTAACGCTCTGATCGACCAGATCAAGCTGCTCAACAAAGAAATCACAGATGACAAGTCCCTTGGCCGCGGCTTCCAGATCGGTCACAGCTATTTCTGCGGCAGAGAAAATGAGGGCTGTTCTAACGAGTGGATGCGTTCCGTAGTGGAATTTGACATATTGCCTATGCTTGGCGAGTACTGGTTTGATGCACCTGCAAAGCTGCAGCGTTGGGAAAAGAATTTGCGCGGCCTGTTTGATGACTAA
- the cysK gene encoding cysteine synthase A, with protein MIYDTILQAIGNTPMIRLNHIADEDSAVILVKFEALNVGGSIKTRTAYNMICQAEKEGLLSKDSIIVEPTSGNQGIGLALVGAVKGYKTIIIMPDSVSEERRKLVRHYGAKVKLVHDSGDIGSCIDECLQTALRMAKENPLVYVPQQFSNPNNTMAHVNHTALEILAQVDGPIHGFCSGIGTGGTITGIGKTLKEKNPDMTIWAVEPEKAAILSGGLIGTHIQMGIGDGIIPEILDRRIYDDICITTDDEALEMAKRLAREEGLMCGISSGTNVVAAVKLAKKLGAGKTVVTVLPDTAERYFSTPLFEE; from the coding sequence ATGATTTATGATACTATATTGCAGGCCATTGGGAATACTCCGATGATTCGGCTGAATCACATCGCTGATGAGGACAGCGCTGTGATTTTGGTGAAATTCGAGGCTTTAAACGTAGGCGGCTCCATTAAGACGAGGACCGCCTACAATATGATCTGTCAAGCCGAGAAAGAGGGCCTGCTGAGCAAAGACTCCATCATTGTTGAACCCACCAGCGGAAATCAGGGCATCGGGCTTGCTCTGGTAGGCGCTGTCAAAGGCTATAAAACCATCATAATCATGCCGGATTCTGTAAGCGAAGAGCGCAGAAAATTGGTCCGCCACTACGGCGCCAAGGTAAAACTGGTGCACGATTCAGGCGATATCGGCTCTTGTATCGACGAATGCCTTCAGACCGCGCTGAGAATGGCGAAAGAAAATCCGCTGGTTTACGTTCCCCAACAATTTTCCAACCCCAATAATACGATGGCGCACGTCAATCACACGGCGTTGGAGATACTTGCGCAGGTGGACGGGCCGATTCACGGCTTTTGTTCCGGAATCGGGACCGGCGGTACGATCACCGGCATCGGCAAGACTTTGAAGGAAAAAAATCCCGACATGACGATTTGGGCGGTGGAACCGGAAAAAGCGGCGATTTTATCGGGAGGGCTGATCGGCACCCATATCCAGATGGGAATCGGAGACGGCATCATCCCTGAAATCCTGGATCGGCGGATTTATGACGACATCTGCATCACCACAGATGACGAGGCGCTTGAGATGGCGAAGAGGCTGGCCCGGGAGGAGGGTTTGATGTGCGGCATCTCCAGCGGCACAAACGTCGTCGCGGCCGTGAAGCTTGCAAAGAAGCTTGGAGCGGGAAAGACGGTCGTTACCGTGCTGCCAGATACCGCCGAACGCTACTTCTCGACGCCGCTGTTCGAAGAATAA
- a CDS encoding imidazoleglycerol-phosphate dehydratase, translating to MEARIVRRTKETSIELILNDEFSGRKIYINCGFLAHMIDLLCHRASLGVELTAHGDIEVDSHHLTEDVGMVMGQALRRIAAERPIRRYASALLPMDGSLARIALDFSGRGGLWWRGEFPSQKCGDFDTELVPEFFAGFAREAGLTLHIALLETDNSHHAAEAVFKGVGLALKEALAPSESAPSTKGVWL from the coding sequence ATGGAAGCAAGGATAGTAAGGCGCACAAAAGAGACAAGCATAGAACTGATTTTGAACGATGAATTCAGCGGAAGGAAAATATATATAAACTGCGGCTTTTTGGCGCATATGATCGACCTGCTCTGCCATCGCGCCTCTTTAGGCGTAGAGCTGACGGCGCACGGCGACATAGAGGTAGACTCGCACCACCTGACCGAGGACGTCGGGATGGTGATGGGGCAGGCGCTGCGCAGAATCGCCGCGGAACGCCCGATACGCCGCTACGCGTCGGCGCTGCTGCCGATGGACGGCTCCTTAGCGCGGATCGCGCTCGACTTCAGCGGGCGCGGCGGCCTCTGGTGGCGCGGCGAATTCCCGTCGCAGAAGTGCGGCGACTTCGACACGGAGCTCGTCCCAGAATTCTTCGCCGGCTTTGCGCGCGAAGCGGGGCTGACGCTGCACATCGCGCTGCTTGAGACGGACAACTCGCATCACGCGGCGGAGGCCGTATTCAAAGGCGTCGGGCTCGCGCTGAAAGAGGCGCTTGCGCCCTCTGAAAGCGCGCCGAGCACGAAGGGCGTCTGGCTGTGA
- the hisG gene encoding ATP phosphoribosyltransferase yields MLTLALPTGRSFGECVKILECSGLPVSGLKDAGRSLVIEEGAFRYILSKPSDVPAMVYYGAADLALAGNDVIEEAGIALAELLDTGLGRCRMAVAGPSEIAEKFRGGAQRLMGLKVATKYARLAERTFAGWGVQIKLLKLNGSVELAPALGLADCIFDVVQTGKTLEANGLSVIKETLPVSLRLVAGVSSIQLRWNSIFGVVGAVNSAVEAKKWKQG; encoded by the coding sequence ATGCTGACCTTAGCGCTTCCCACCGGGCGCTCGTTCGGCGAATGCGTGAAGATACTCGAGTGTTCGGGGCTTCCCGTCTCCGGGCTGAAAGACGCGGGGCGCAGCCTCGTTATAGAGGAAGGCGCGTTCCGTTACATCCTGTCTAAGCCCTCCGACGTCCCGGCGATGGTCTATTATGGAGCGGCCGACCTCGCCCTCGCGGGCAACGACGTGATAGAGGAGGCGGGCATAGCGCTCGCCGAGCTGCTCGACACTGGGCTCGGCCGCTGCCGCATGGCCGTCGCCGGGCCGTCGGAGATCGCCGAGAAATTCCGCGGCGGCGCGCAGCGCCTGATGGGGCTGAAGGTCGCGACGAAATACGCGCGCCTCGCCGAGAGGACCTTCGCCGGCTGGGGAGTCCAGATAAAGCTGCTGAAGCTGAACGGCTCCGTCGAGCTCGCTCCCGCGCTCGGCCTCGCGGACTGCATATTCGACGTCGTACAGACGGGAAAGACGCTCGAAGCGAACGGCCTTTCCGTTATAAAAGAAACCTTGCCGGTGTCGCTGCGCCTCGTCGCGGGCGTTTCGTCGATCCAGCTGCGCTGGAACTCGATATTCGGCGTCGTCGGCGCTGTAAATTCGGCTGTGGAGGCGAAAAAATGGAAGCAAGGATAG